A genomic segment from Malus domestica chromosome 05, GDT2T_hap1 encodes:
- the LOC103433671 gene encoding probable LRR receptor-like serine/threonine-protein kinase At3g47570: MENGSLDSRLYPREEEQSLSNRLSVIRRLDVAIGVAYALDYLHHHCETTIVHYDLKPSNVLLDEDMVAHVGDFSLGRFLFETSNDPSFSQTMSSQLKGSIGYIPPEYGTGGQVSTLGGVYSYEILLLEIFTGKRPTDDMFKNDLSIYQFIVMALPSHVMDVVNLSILVDLEADGDVNDDIVQEQTPS; this comes from the exons ATGGAAAATGGAAGTCTTGACTCAAGGTTGTATCCAAGGGAAGAGGAGCAATCTCTAAGTAACAGATTGAGCGTTATTCGAAGATTGGATGTTGCCATTGGTGTTGCTTATGCGTTAGATTATCTCCATCACCATTGTGAAACAACTATTGTTCATTACGATTTAAAGCCGAGCAACGTACTTCTCGATGAAGATATGGTAGCCCATGTTGGGGATTTTAGTTTAGGAAGGTTCCTTTTCGAAACATCAAATGATCCTTCCTTTAGTCAAACCATGTCATCTCAGCTAAAAGGTTCTATAGGCTACATTCCTCCAG AGTATGGCACGGGAGGCCAAGTTTCCACACTTGGAGGTGTTTATAGCTATGAGATACTGTTGCTGGAAATATTTACAGGAAAAAGACCTACTGATGACATGTTCAAAAACGATCTAAGCATTTACCAATTCATAGTCATGGCTTTGCCTAGCCATGTGATGGACGTTGTTAACCTTTCAATTCTGGTCGACCTCGAAGCAGATGGTGATGTTAACGATGACATAGTACAAGAACAAACTCCATCTTGA
- the LOC139196089 gene encoding receptor kinase-like protein Xa21, giving the protein MGLNGFESNIPPSLGNYRNILEFNLSSNNLMGTIPKMLMELSTLSISLDLSDNYLTGLLPFESNLGSCTSLEHLYLQGNKFEGTIPQSLKDLKGLEILDISSNNLSRQIPEFIGKLGALKYPNLLYNDFEGELPKEGIFANAGGVFVLGNHGLCGGIPQFYLPPGPPKKFHSSRGPLSPKVVIPTACTLAIVIALSCFFVACSMLKKSRDGLITLRSYMGWKLGVSYSQLVESTNRFSMNNLIGSGSFGSVYKGVIPSDGRIVAVKVFNLQQHGASKSFIDESKALRSIRHHNLLKIITACSSIDNQAKTSKV; this is encoded by the exons ATGGGGTTAAACGGGTTTGAGAGCAATATACCTCCAAGTCTTGGAAACTACCGAAACATTTTAGAATTTAACCTTTCAAGTAACAACCTTATGGGCACCATACCTAAAATGCTTATGGAGCTTTCAACCCTTTCAATTTCTTTAGACCTGTCTGACAATTATTTGACTGGTCTGCTGCCCTTTGAG AGCAACCTTGGTAGTTGTACTAGTTTGGAGCACTTGTATTTGCAAGGTAATAAGTTTGAAGGAACAATTCCTCAATCTCTTAAAGATTTAAAAGGCTTGGAAATACTTGATATTTCAAGCAACAACTTGTCTAGGCAGATTCCTGAATTCATAGGCAAGCTTGGTGCTCTCAAGTATCCCAATCTTTTGTATAATGATTTTGAGGGTGAGTTGCCTAAAGAAGGTATTTTTGCAAATGCTGGTGGTGTGTTTGTTCTTGGAAATCATGGGCTGTGTGGTGGCATCCCACAATTTTATCTACCTCCAGGCCCCCCTAAAAAGTTCCATTCATCTCGAGGACCGCTTTCTCCCAAAGTAGTCATTCCTACAGCTTGTACACTTGCAATCGTAATTGCTCTATCATGCTTCTTTGTTGCTTGTTCAATGCTGAAAAAGTCAAGAGATGGACTTATAACTTTGCGTTCTTATATGGGTTGGAAATTAGGTGTCTCCTACTCACAACTCGTTGAATCAACTAACAGGTTCTCTATGAATAATCTTATTGGTTCGGGAAGTTTTGGTTCTGTTTATAAAGGGGTAATTCCTAGTGATGGAAGGATAGTTGCTGTTAAGGTATTTAACCTTCAACAACATGGAGCTTCCAAGAGTTTCATTGATGAATCCAAAGCTTTAAGAAGTATAAGGCACCATAATCTTCTCAAGATCATAACTGCATGCTCGAGCATTGATAATCAGGCAAAGACTTCAAAAGTTTAG